TGCGCATCCCTACCACTCAACATGACAAAAGAGACAAACATACATATTACACATGCTTGGCCGATTGCCGGACGGGTGTTAGTGACGCGCTGGGGAATCATCTCGTGGAGCTCACTACAAGTAGAAGTGAAGAAAGAACGTGTGGCGTCTTTTCTGCAGTGTTTTTGAATCGCTGCGCATTATTTGAGAATCAAGAAGCAGTCGCAGTCGTCGAAGCCGCTCTTGTaccaagaagaaaaataaatcaaacGTTCCGGAAAGTTTGTTCGGGACAGTGCGTTTTCGTTTAGTAAAACAAACATGATACAGTGCACGAGTGAGAAGGAAAATGTTATCGCCACCTTGTCTTAGGTCGCAAAAGACTCCAAGAACGCCTACCCAAACTGTACATGCTACTGTTGCTgaacaaaaagttgaaaaaaagaaaagaaggagTGAAAAGAATGGAAAATCTTCTGAGAGGACTTGTCAATCAGAGAGTGGCAGTACACGGAAAACTCAATCGTGTCAAAACGTCTCTGCAACAcagtagtgctgtccaatgagagcttgaagtagctcgaagtttctccctgtcctgctcatgcccatttgttgacaaaaaagaacgagcaggacgggaacaacttcgagctacttcgagctgctcattggacagcactagtgCAAACCAACCTAATCTGAACATAGGAAACGTTCACTTCCTCCAGATACAACAGAAAACAGAGGAAAACTGTTACCATGAATGTAATGGCATCCAAAATCAGATTTACGCTCTGCCACTTCCTGAAGATCGGCTAGCCGAAGAAACAGGGAGCTACATGGAGTTCGAGTCGCTTTACAATCATGTTGCCCTTCAATTGTGTATGCTGATTGAAGCGGTAACCAAATCCGAAGTAGCTAACGCGATCTCTCCTATTGGAACCGATCCCGCTCTTCAAGCGTGGCATCCGAACCAGCCCTATCTTCCACCATTACAAGTTCCTTTGCCGACATTCGACGGATCATACGAGAAGTGGTATTCATTCAAAGCAATCTTCACCACGGTTATGAACCGATATCGCCAAGAAGATCCAGCGCTGAAATTGTTTCACCTACGGAATAGTCTTGTCGGACAAGCAGCTGGTATCATAGACCAAGACTTGATTAACAATAACGACTATGATGCTGCATGGAGGTGCTTACCCAACGTTACGAAGACAAACGAGTCGTTGTTGACAAACACGTTGAAAACCTTTTCAACCTACCAAAGGTAAGCCAAGAAAATGCAAGTAACTTGCGGAAAATTATCGATACTTGCACCAAGAATGTGGAGGCACTGAAGCACCAGAACTTACCTGTGGATGGGCTTGGTGAGCAGATGCTAGTGAACCTGATTGCCGGAAAAATGGACAAGAAGCTACGAGTGGCTTGGGAAGCTCGTCAGACGAAGAATGTGCTTTCTACCTATCCGGCAAcaatggatttcctggaagatcaGTGCCGTATATACGAGAAGCTCGACACCTGTACGAAACCATCAGCTGAAAGTGCCAAACTAAAAACGATGGCTAGAAGCCATACGTTAATATCAAGTGAATCGAAGACTGAAAGAAATGAACACAAGTGTCAAGTGTGTAAGGCAAACCATGAACTTTGGAAGTGCGAAGCCTTTAAGAACAAAACTGTCAGTGAAAAATACGATTTGCTTAAAAAGTGCGGCGCTTGCTTTAACTGCTTTGGCAGAGGTCATCGAACAAACGCGTGTTCTTCATCACATTCCTGCCGAGAGTGTGGAAAAAGGCATCACACCACGCTTCATGAGAACAACGGAAGAAATATTATGAATCGTGCCACAATACCAGTGGAATCGACTGCAACACCCGTTGTAGAACCCGATGTTAACTCAACGACCGCTATTCCAGCAGGAACGATGACAACCCTGTGTGCAAGAGCAAGTGAAATTGAGAAGCAGACTCTACTTTCAACGGCCATTGTTTTGGTCGATGGCTTAGCCAGTACTCCCTACCCATGCCGAGTGCTGCTTGACTCCGCTTCGCAAATGAATTTCGTTACGGAGCGTTTTGCGAATCTCCTCTCGTTGAAAATGATACCCGCTGACTTCACAGTTAGTGGACTCAATAGCAACAAAACTAGGATTGGTCGAATGCTACACACTACGGTCAGGTCTTGCCATACAAACCTATCTATTGACTTGGACTTGCTGGTAACTGCCAAAATCACTGGCGATCTGCCGGTGAAATCATTCGACGTTTCTGGATGGCCAATCTCGAGCAAATTGGCGCTAGCTGATCCGACCTTCAACAAGCGAGGACGTGTCGATATGCTTATCGGCGCCGAATACTTTTGGAGTTTATTGGAAGAGGGCCGATTCGAACTTGGAACCAATCTCCCAACACTAAGTAATACCAAGCTGGGTTGGATTGCTGGAGGAATAATAAGGCATGATGCGCCAATCATTGCACATACCTTCTGCCAGACAATAAGTGACGAGTCACTCATCGAGCTACTAAGAAGCTTCTATAGCGTAGAGGCTTGTGATGAGATTCGGCCAACTGAAGGAGTGGACGAAGATATGTGTTTAGAGCATTTCCGACAAACACATCAACGAACTAAGGAGGGAAGGTATGTTGTGCGACACCCCTTTAATGAACGGAAAAATGAATTGGGAAGTTCTCGTGAAATGGCGTTAAAACGGTTCCTTCACTTGGAGCGCAAACTTGAGAGGCAACCGGAACTGAAGGAACAGTATTCGCAGTTTATAGCAGAGTACGAGCAGTTAGGCCACATGCGAGAGATACAGGAAGAGCCAAACGAGAACGTGGGATCGGTATATTATTTACCACATCATAGCGTGCTGAGGCCTACCAGTACGACGACTACACACTTAATCGACGTTTTTCTTCTCGGTAAAATAAATTGACGAACATGATCGTTAAAACTTATTTTTACTGATATCTCGTTAATAAATATGACGTTTAATATGCCATAGCGATCGGTAGTTCGAAACTTTACCGAGTTTCAGCATACCCATCTGTCAAATGCAGAACTTCTAGCGTGCTCTATCTCTgttgaaacagaaaaaaaaacgtgaaaaagattttactttagaaaaaataaattctttttggtAAGCATTTAATCTGATTTAACTTTCTCCGGGTACGATACCAATCTGCTCAAAATTTACAGTAGGTTTTATATTGACTtcaacattgaaaataatggaACTTGTGTACGTTTTTCATTTCAGCCCAGCTCACCTAAAAAAATTACACCTGTAGAGCTATGAAAATCGCTTCCTCCTGAACATATTTAacattatacaaatattgttggAAAAATTACGAACCAATAAACGAGAAAGGACCATTTTGGTAGCCCCATGTTCCTGCCCAACGTTTACAGCGAGCGAATGGAAATCTTGTACATTTTTATATGCAAATTCGTATTTGCATTACTTTGTACCTTTTCTTAAGTTTCATTCAACAAATTGTACAACAACAGAAATATAGCCTTGAATATATTCTACTTTCATATTGATTGActcttttgatttttgttttgactcatctaaaaataaataaaaataattatttgctGAATTTCGGCAAAGCACTTTACCAATTAATTCGGCAACCCACTACCGAGCGGCACGGTAAATTTTTACAGCTGGATGGTATCGAACATTTTACGACCAATCGGTAATTTGAACTTTCACCGAGATTTTTACGGAGATAACAGCTGTTTGATTCTCGGCAAAttattttgccggcctcggcgaaaaaaaataagtgtgtaagCTAAGAGTCGTATTCGATGGATCTGCCAAGACGACCACAGGTGTCTCGATCAATGATGTACTTATGACGGGACCGACAATCCAAAACGATCTGGCTGCAATTCTTCTTCGTTTTCGAGGATTTCGATACGTCTTTACGTTAGACATTCCGAAAATGTTCCGCCAGGTTGGAATACATCCGCAAGACGCCAGCTATCAACGTATATTCTGGCGATACAACCGAAACGATCCTCTGACCGTACGAGAGCTATTGACGGTTACATACGGCTTGGGGCCGTCGCCGTTTCAAGCAACCATGGCGCTGAGGCAAACTGCTGTTGACCACAAGGATGAGTTTCCAGAAGCAGCTAAGATATTTGAAAGGGGTACATACATGGATGACATCCTGACGGGCGCCGATACTTTACCCAAGGCGTGTCAACTTCAACGTGATGTGACGGAGTTACTGGCGAAGGGCTGTTTTGGTGCTCATAAGTGGTGTGCTAATCATTCGGACATTGTTCAAAACATTCCTGAAGAGCTACGAGGTAACTCTTTTGAAGTAACGGACGACAATTCCAAAACGATGGTAAAGACTCTGGGCGTGGCATGGAATCCAATTCAGGATTGGTTTTCCGTGTCAGTTCCAGACTACGATGATATGGATGGATTGACTCGTAGAAGGCTCCTGAGTCAACTAGCAAAAATTTTCGATCCTCTGGGCTTCTTTGGTCCGGTGATAACAACAGCGAAGCTAATTCTGCGAGAGGTTGGTGACGTTGGTTCCGACGTTGGTTCCAAATGGCGGCGTTTTCGAATCGAGATGAAGATGCTGCAGCAGGTACAGCTGCCGAGGTGGATATCCTGGAATAATAGTCTCAAACTTGAACTGCACGGATTTGCGGATGCTTCGGATTCGGCGTACGGAGCATGCCTGTATACGCGTGCCATTTTTCCTGATGGCTCAATCCAAATGCGGCTTGTATACAGTAAATCTCGCATTCTACCGaagaaaagtttagaaataaagCCATCACAACCCCACGGGCTGAACTGCTGGCGGCATTGCTGCTATCTAAAATGGTTGTAAAGTTGTTGAATGCCATGGAATTGGAATTCGAGTCGAAGTTTCTTTGGAGCGATTCGAAAATTGCACTAGTGTGGATAAAGAAAGCTCCTAACACGTTACACACTTACGTGTCGAATAGGGTCGCCGAAATACAAAAACTGACACAATGTTGCAGCTGGAAATATATTCCCACCAACGAAAACCCCGCCGATCTAATATCTCGCGGCGAGCATCCGAAGAAATTGATTGAATCGAATATATGGTGGAATGGACCATCAATGCTCAACTGCCTTTCTGTAGCTGAAAAGGCTGAAGAAGCCGAGATGCTAGACGAAGAGTTGCCGGAATTGCGTTCTGGTGTAGTGCTAACTGCGACCGCTCCTGTTGAACGACTGTCTATTTTTGACAAGGTCAGCAGTTTTTTGAAGATCGTTCGTAGCATGGCCTACTTAACACGTTTCCTGAATTACATTATGTCCAAGAAGAAGAATGTTATCAAAGGCTCACTCACTGCTGACGAAATTAGTAAATCGATACTTTTGATAGTGCGGTTGATTCAACAGGAAACTTTCAAACCAGAAATCCTTGCATTGATGAGTGGCGAGAATACCAAACATCGTCTCAACGGATTGAAGGCTTTCATAGACCCCGAAGACGGCATTTTACGTGTAGGTGGAAGACTCAAACGAGCCTTTATACCATATGATAGTCGTCATCAAATGCTACTGCCTTCTACACATCCAGTCACCGAAGCACTCATACAATATTTGCACTTGGAAAACTCGCACATCGGGCAGAAGGGTCTGCTCGCGATTGTGCGGCAACGGTATTGACCACTAAATGTAAAAGGTACGATTCGCAAGGTAATTCGAAGCTGTATACCTTGCTTCAGATCAAACCCTTTGAAGACAACGCAAATGATGGGTGACCTGCCATCATATCGCATCCGTCCTGCTCCTGTCTTCACGAACACCGGTGTAGACTACGCCGGAccattttttattaaatcttCTTCAGCTGCTCGCAAGCCCCAAATAACAAAGGCATATGTAAGCTTATTTGTGTGTATGCAGACCCGTGCTATACACCTAGAATTAGTTTCTGATCTGACGACCGATGCGTTCCTAGCGGCTCTAAGGCGCTTCACAAGTCGACGAGGATTACCGAAAACGATGCATTCCGACAACGCAACCAACTTTGTTGGTGCATGTTCTGAGTTGCATGAATTGTGGCAGTTATTTCAAAACCAGAGCGCTACCGGAAAATTTTTGAGCTACTGTGCTAATAATGGAATTGAATTGGCGTTCATTCCACCACGGAGCCCACACTTTGGTGGTATTTGGGAGGCTGGCGTAAAACAGGTTAAATATCATCTATCCTATGAAGAATTGTACACCACGCTGACACAAATTGAGGCTGTGTTAAATTCTCGACCCTTGGCGCCGAGTTCAGACTGTTGGCCGATCACCGATCTGAACCGAAATTGCACAATCACAACAGAACAACAAATCACGGGGTGTAcggaacaaactttatttttgttgttttacttAAGACTATTTACATGGAACTAAAATTAATGTCACATCAACCGACTTGCTCGATGTGTTTTTCTGTCTCGATTGGCTCACCACCCAGTGCTGCCAGTATTGTATATTCTTACATATTAGCGATCACAGCCTATGTCAACACTCCTCCTCTGTGTGAGCCCCATTTACAGAATCTAATAACTTCCAAGTGCCTTCTACACGTTTTGAATGCTCCTCCTAAACTGAACTGAACAGCTGTTTCTTTTCTCGTGCTTCAATACTTATGTGTGGATGTTCCTCACCTACTTCTCTCATATCTATTGCATAACGTATAGACCGCTCTTTTTCTTGCCTACTGCGATTACACTATCCTCCTTCAGAATAACACACTTCTTTGATTTGAAGGCAACATCGAACCCCTGTTCAGCAATTTGAACCACTGATAAAAAATTGCCTATTAACCCTGGCACGAAAAATACATTCCTCATTGGAATCTCTCTACAATTACAATTCACTCCTGCAGCATTCAGTTTCCCGGTACCCTTAGCTCTCGCCACTATCACTCTACCATCTGCCAGAACGATTTCCTCTTTGCACGCAATCGACTCTTCGAGAAGTTTCGCATTTCCGGTCAAATGCATCATACAACCAGAATCGAGACACCATTCTACTTTTGGCTGCATCCCTCTCCTACGTTGTCGTCCTGCTGTGGCAACAAAACAAACActtcgtttttctttcttctgctGACGCCGCTGTACCGCAGACACATTcgcttcttctccttcttcgtcgTCGCTGTCGTCATCACTCACATTTAGATTTGGGCAATCTCGCCAGAAATGTCCCAACTTCTTACAACAATAGCACTTTTTCTTCTTGTTATTACGATCGTTGCTGCCTTTGGAACGCAATTCTCGAGAATCACGATGGGAAGAAAGTTTCAATGCTTTTTCAGGTTCATTTTCACACATTCGCTTCCACTCATCCAGCAGCTTACCTTTCACATAATCTTGTTTGAACTCTTCCACGGGACGACTTTCCACAGCTGTGATGAGTGCATCGTAACTAGAAGGTAGACTCGACAATATTATCGCAACAATCCAATGCTCCTGCAGTCCTTCACCCAAGGCAATCAGACGGTGTACTAGCTCAGCGATTTCCATTAAATGATCAGACATGTTACCTCCTTCCACCAGCTTCAACGAACAGAGTTTTCGGAACACATAAATCTTGTTCGTGAGAGAGCCCCTTTCGTGATATCCTTTCAGTGCTACCCACATGTCGTAGGCTGTGGGAGCACCCATTACATGGCATAGCTGATCGTTTTCCAAAGCCAAACCGATTAAGGCCCTTGCCTTACCATCCTTCGCCAACCAACCGGCAGGTAGTTCAGTTGGCTTCTGTTCCATAACCGTATCGTGAAGTTCATCTTTCAGAAGCAACAACTCCATGCGGAACTTCCAACTCGCCCAGTTAAAATTGTTGAGCCGCTCGAACTTAATTTTTGCTTCCGCCATTGTACACTAATgtctttttattttctttttgattCACTACAATTTCTTTCTATTCGCGTCGCGCACTTgagcccataacctgttggccgATCACCGATCTGAACCGAAATTGCACAATCACAACAGAACAACAAATCACGGGGTGTAcggaacaaactttatttttgttgttttacttAAGACTATTTACATGGAACTAAAATTAATGTCACATCAACCGACTTGCTCGATGTGTTTTTCTGTCTCGATTGGCTCACCACCCAGTGCTGCCAGTATTGTATATTCTTACATATTAGCGATCACAGCCTATGTCAACACAGACGACCCCAGCGATTTCACAGCTATTTATTACGCCAGCCCATTTTTTAATTGGTCGTGAAATGCAAGCTGTAGCAGAACCATCATACTCGCATCTAAAAGAGAATACACTGTCAAGGTGGCAGCTAGTGCAAGTTATGTTACAGCAGTTTTGGAAGCGATGGACAGCGGAGTATCTTCCGGAGCTTCAAAATCGCTCGAAATGGCTCAAGACAACGAAAATAAAGAAGGGGTCGCTAGTATTGCTGGTAGACCAGAACACAGCTCCGTTACAATGGCCGCTTGGAAGGATCGTAGCTACGCACCCTGGAGCTGATGGAATCATCCGTGTTGTAACCGTAAAGCTAGGAAGCGGAGGAGAGTTTAAACGTGCCGTCACGGAGGTTTGTTTACTGCCGTTCGACCATGAAGAGGATTGAAATCGACATTTCAACGCCGGGGAGGATGTTCGTCAACCTGCGCATCCCTACCACTCAACATGACAAAAGAGACAAACATACATATTGCGCTGTTCACACTAAATCGAACAACACAGTTTGAAAGTGTGACGGTTCCAAACTGTGATCAAAAGTGTGACGGTGTCgatttcaatggattttgacAACGATGAATGTCAGACGAAAGCAAACGGAGTGAGAAGCACGTgcttttgttttgaacattttcTTCTGACATTTTCGCATTTTGCAACTTCTTGCATTGTCTCCTTCTAAATGGTGGCCAAGGTTGCCAGTTGTGCAGTTTACACAAttatttccttcagaaaatattattatttagtGGAATTCGAGAAAAAGAATTCGGCAACTGTGGACACGCAATAAAAAAGTGTGATTGTCGAAGTGCATCGATAATCCATGTTTCAATGCAAACTGCAATATTACACATGCCTTTTCTTTCTTGTTAAATAAAGTTAGTTGTTAATCTACCACGTACAAGATCGGTCGTTTTTCTTGAATACAGAAACCCCTCCACAGTACAGTCCGCTAAATTTTCTGATGATCAGAGGCTATTATTGAAAGTAAATCTTCAGTTATGAATTTTCAagtatcttttgaaaaatctcttcatgaattttttaaattaaaatttagaaaaaaaaactgctatcTTGGCAGCACTCTTcacaaatttttaatttgtaattttattcatttagtTTTACGTGATCCTGTAGGTGCAGacctttatttttaaataaaaaatataatgcCTGCGCCCAGAGTTGTCAAATCATTATTATCATTATTTCATTAGCTTCACTGATTTTTATCGGTATAATTATCGGTATAGGCCTGGAAATGTAGCATTCGCTTGCAATCTATCTTTACCTTTGCATTTGTAAATCATTGATCGCATGTATTGCCAACTGTGCACTCCCTCGTCGACCGTTGTTTATCTTTTTCATAACGTCAGCCGAGTAGCGGTATCCAGAATCGTAACGCTTTTCCAAAGCAAACGGCTGTCAACAACAACCACCCACCCAAGGTCACCTTGAGAGGAAAAGTGTTCGGCTGGAAGAGCGATAGATTAGATAAAATTGGTGTAGATTCATACAATTTTTAGGGAAACTGTGGAGTTTATTGAATTTAGTTGACTGAGGTGAGTTATGCAAACCCTGTCGAACGTGGTAAGTGCAAAATACCGCTTAGAAACTTGCTAAAAATGAGTTATTCGTTCTTCACCTTGAACGAGATAAAAAAGGATCTTATTTGGATCTCGCAATGAACAGTGGTGTAATGTCTCGCAGTCTTGGCCTAGATTTcagatgaataaaaattaaccaAATCCACATTGCGTAAGTGGGTAGCTTAGAATTTGCATGATTAGTACCTCGCAAAGTGCGTCGCAAAAAGTTTAGCTGGATCAGGTGTTCAGAGCTGGTGCGATCATCAACGATCATTTGAACAGCTTGAGTTATTTTCGTCCTCTATTTCAACTGTTTCTGAACACCTGGTTGTCTTTGAGATACCAGATGAAACATTCTACATTCTCATATTGCGTTGTATAGATGGGTAATGATTGTTTcctttttctcaaaatttactATTTATGTATGATGTAAAAATCGAAATAATTTTCCCCTAGTCACCATTATTTACTTATTATACTTTTAACTATGATATAAATGTAGAAAACATACATTCCAAATAAATTTACGAGTATCGAAAACAAGCTTGagtcaatttagaaaattgtgcTTGGCGTATTCTTCGAGTGCCTCGTAACAAAAGGTTCCTGGGCAAAGAGAGGATTCACTCACCGTTGAACAAGTCAATCGCACGCTTGCCTTTTGCGTTCACTCATCATGTGAGGTAGAAGACTTCCTCTATTGATTAGACGGCATTATAAACAAACTAAAATACAAACGACCTACTGCAgagatttgttttgggtttGCTTATCAGCTGCTAGTAATTCGGAGTTATGAACTGCATTCGATTAGATCGTGTcacatcgttttttttttctacactgATAGTCAATTCAAATGCAGGCTCTTGGTTTAGTTGCTCATCATCTGGGGTGCCGTCAAGATCGTTCGAACAGAGgttatttctttgaaaaaagaCGCAGTAATTTGTAGGGGCTACATAGTGATTTGCTTTTTCAGTTAAATTCTCTACAGTGCGTTACAATGTTAAAAAAGATGGGGTCATTTCTTTCCTATGAGGTGGTTTATTTGTTTCTGTAATTTGCGCAGATTGAGTCTAATTCGTTATAAATCGTTCTTTCAGAAACTGCCTACGATCTTTGAAGTGAATAAGATGGCCGATCAGACCGGAACGATAAAGCTGGCGATTCATCACAATGATCCCGGTAAGGGGACGCTCTATCGCCTGAAAAAGAACTCCATGGTGCACGTCCATCCGGGACCATCGCTGCTGGGACGTCGAGTGGCAATCTTTTGTAACTACCCGGCTGATGGTGAGTACTTAcaagaaaatttgaataaatttccacaTTCCTAATGAGTATTGAGTGACATTAGAAGGTCGTTTCCGACGGCGCGAGAAATTCTATTCATATAGTTGCATcacatgtatgttaaaactgaTAAGAAAACGTTGCTTGTGATGTGACTTTAAACAAATGTTGTAGAATGGTTTTAAAATTAGCGCCATAATTGGTCGGAGTGCtgtcaaaccgcaccaagcggcttttcaaCTGACTTGTGACATTTTATTCGTAAAAGGATAACGGAAAtcattttatatcagttcataCGTGCATTTTGTTTTAGGATATCTTTAGTTTTGGGTTGAGggattgtacgagaaaggcaaaactgtgAAGCGAAAGCTTGGACAAACAAATGGTTTTCTGTTGTTGTCGCTTGGTGCGATTTCACAGAACTCCGATCAATCCTCATAGGAAAAAGGAAATCgattatattaataataatcaATTTGTTGAAACGGATTGGCGCCGTTTGTTGATGAAAGATTGATCATTTTGCTTAGAGCTTCTGCATCTGTGCGATCACAGTCATACGATGTTATGCGTGTTTTTGATACACAATGCTGTGTATTGTCTATCGCACcatggttttttttatttgtatttagtataatcttttctattttattcttcttcataaCACTGTTCACGTCATTGCAGGCGAAGATTTTGACCGCAATCGGTATTCCCAGCTGAAATGGTTCTCACCAACGGGAACTCAACTTCAATTGAACGGTTCGAAGTACCTCTCAATCCGGGACGTCGATTGCTACTGCAATGTTCATCTCACCCGTTCCGGAGCGTACCATTTCTACATCCTGTACGAAGGCCAAGAGGAGCAACAAGCCGGTCTTTACGTGCAGATTGAACCAACGCTAACCGTTGGCAAAGGTGCCGCCGCAGCACAACTTCCGCTGGAAGCCATTCGGTGTCAGACGGTCATTGCTAAGCTGATGGGTCCGCTGCAAACCTGGGAAGCAAAGCTGCAAGTTGCCAAAGAAAGTGGttacaatatggttcacttcacGCCGATTCAAGAGTTGGGTGGCTCGAGATCTGCCTATTCCCTCAAGAATCAGAACAAAGTGAATCCCGAGTTCCAGAATGGTGATCAGCCCGTTGAGTTCGGAGACGTCGATAAGGTGATTAAGAAAATTCGTGATGAGTGGGGCGTTGCTTCGATTTGCGACATTGTTCTGAATCATACTGCCAACGAGTCAGTTTGGATCCGAGAGTATCCGGAGTGCAGCTACAATTGTTTCACCAGTCCTCATCTGAGGCCGGCTTTCCTGTTGGACGCAATGTTAGCCCGAGTCGGAGAAGATGTTGCCGCTGAATTGCTTGAACATGTCGGAGTCCCAAAATTAGTTGAAACTAACGACCATCTGCAGGCCATTCGCTGGCAAATTCACTCCAACTATCTGCCGCAAATTAAATTGCACGAACTATATCAGTGTGATGTGGATAAGTACGTGACCCGATTCAAcgaagaggcttccaagcacaGTCCAACTGCCGCAAAGGATGTTCCCGAGGGGGATATCAAACTAAAATATGATGTGGAGTATCGACGCTTGGGAGCTCAGATCGACTGGGACCGAGCTATGAAAACTTATAATGTGTTCCGCTCAGACTGTTTTGATGAAGATAGTCGGAAGCGCAAATGCGCTGAAACATTCCGCTCAAAATTGCAATGGTTGAACGAGGAGGTTCGAAAAGAAATTCAAGCTCATTTGGATTATGCCATTGAGAACTGTCTGGCTGGAACGCGTTATGAACGTGTGCAAGCAGATGGTCCACAGGTCAAGGGCATTTCTGTGAAGTATCCGTTGTTCATGAAATACTTCACGCATTATGGCATCCAAGGCAAGTCGTTGAAGGACATTGAGGAGATGATGTACGGCGGCGCCGGCAAGTTATTCATGGCTCACAATGGGTGGGTAATCAACAGCGATCCGTTGAAGGACTTTGCTCGACCTCAGGAAGGTACGGGCAATGTCTACATTAGGAGAGAGTTGATCGCTTGGGGTGACAGTGTGAAGCTCAGGTACGGGGACAAACCGGAAGACAGTCCGTATCTGTGGAAGCACATGAAGGAATACGTCGATACGACAGCGAAGATCTTCGACGGTGTTCGGTTGGACAATTGTCACTCGACGCCTCTGCACGTAGCGGAGTATCTTTTGGATTCGGCGCGAAAGGTCAATCCGGAATTGTACGTTGTTGCGGAACTGTTCACCAATTCGGACTATACGGATAAC
The nucleotide sequence above comes from Armigeres subalbatus isolate Guangzhou_Male chromosome 3, GZ_Asu_2, whole genome shotgun sequence. Encoded proteins:
- the LOC134221497 gene encoding uncharacterized protein LOC134221497, whose amino-acid sequence is MEVLTQRYEDKRVVVDKHVENLFNLPKVSQENASNLRKIIDTCTKNVEALKHQNLPVDGLGEQMLVNLIAGKMDKKLRVAWEARQTKNVLSTYPATMDFLEDQCRIYEKLDTCTKPSAESAKLKTMARSHTLISSESKTERNEHKCQVCKANHELWKCEAFKNKTVSEKYDLLKKCGACFNCFGRGHRTNACSSSHSCRECGKRHHTTLHENNGRNIMNRATIPVESTATPVVEPDVNSTTAIPAGTMTTLCARASEIEKQTLLSTAIVLVDGLASTPYPCRVLLDSASQMNFVTERFANLLSLKMIPADFTVSGLNSNKTRIGRMLHTTVRSCHTNLSIDLDLLVTAKITGDLPVKSFDVSGWPISSKLALADPTFNKRGRVDMLIGAEYFWSLLEEGRFELGTNLPTLSNTKLGWIAGGIIRHDAPIIAHTFCQTISDESLIELLRSFYSVEACDEIRPTEGVDEDMCLEHFRQTHQRTKEGRYVVRHPFNERKNELGSSREMALKRFLHLERKLERQPELKEQYSQFIAEYEQLGHMREIQEEPNENVGSVGIHPQDASYQRIFWRYNRNDPLTVRELLTVTYGLGPSPFQATMALRQTAVDHKDEFPEAAKIFERGTYMDDILTGADTLPKACQLQRDVTELLAKGCFGAHKWCANHSDIVQNIPEELRGNSFEVTDDNSKTMVKTLGVAWNPIQDWFSVSVPDYDDMDGLTRRRLLSQLAKIFDPLGFFGPVITTAKLILREVGDVGSDVGSKWRRFRIEMKMLQQVQLPRWISWNNSLKLELHGFADASDSAYGACLWKYIPTNENPADLISRGEHPKKLIESNIWWNGPSMLNCLSVAEKAEEAEMLDEELPELRSGVVLTATAPVERLSIFDKVSSFLKIVRSMAYLTRFLNYIMSKKKNVIKGSLTADEISKSILLIVRLIQQETFKPEILALMSGENTKHRLNGLKAFIDPEDGILRVGGRLKRAFIPYDSRHQMLLPSTHPVTEALIQYLHLENSHIGQKGLLAIVRQRY